GCCCTGGCCGAATGCCCTGTTGGTTTGGTGTAGCGACCATGTATTGACTGATCAAGTTCACAATCTGTCGATTTTGCGGTAGTGAGCTGTGACCCGCTTCGTCGCCGGAAACGGTGATCTGGGTGTAGTGCGCGACCTGGTTTTGGAAAATATATTTACCCGCTTCCACACTTTCGATTGGGACGGTGCCATCGCCGTCCAGATTTTCGGTACCAGCAATTGAGTAGACAGTCAAGCTGCTAGGCAACTTGTTGCGGCTAGTAATGAGATCGTTCAGCATTTGTGTTCGATTGTCAGGATTGCTTTCTTCAAGGTTGTACGGCGTTCCAATGGTCATGAGTCGTGTCATCCGCACATCAGAATCGCTGTAATACTTTTCGAGAAAAAGGGTGAAGATCAAGCCGCCATTACTGTGACCAATACCACGAAAACGATTGAAATTATAGGTTTTCGCCAATTGCTTAAAGGCAATGTTGAACCACGCCGCCTGTTTCTTGATGTTGTTATAACCATCTTTATTGTTTTCGAATGCGACAACGATGTACGGCTCGGTATCACGTGCTGCGATTTTGCCACTGTAAGTTAGTGTCCCATTCGTTTTCACCGTAATTTTCAGCAAACTATGGCCCGTTGTTTGGGCGTTTAGCTGAGTGATCAAGGTGTTGAACCGATCTTCTGTTGCTGAACTCCCAGGAATCAAAATAATCGGTTGCATACGGGAGTTGTGAACAACGCGAGCAGATTTAACGTTTTGTTCCATCCAGCTGGTAGCGGGGAGCATGATAGCCGTTACCGCCAAGACACTGACCAGTAACAACAGCCATTTTCGCCAGTGTTTAATCATGATGACCACCGACCTTTGCTGATTCAAGATTGATTGTTTCTGCTAGTCGCACAAATGGGATATAGATAAGAACCGAGATTGCTAAGCAGAGGATAGCCACGAGAAGCGATACCCAATTACCATTGGTGCCTAGGAAGGCTGCCAACGGTCCGGGCGTTGTCGTTGGAATCGTATAAACTGACGGCGGCATAAGACGCAAGCGGATAGCTGCCCATGCAATCGTCATATTAACTAGCGGTGCAATCAAGAACGGCACAAGTAAAATAGGGTTTAACATGACTGGCCAGCCAATCATGATTGGTGAGCTGATATTGACCAAGCTCGGCAAAAGCGACATGCCAGCTATTCGGCGTAATGGCCGGGTTTTGGCAACCCAAAGTGTCGCAATGATGAGGGCTAAGGTCATCCCAACGCCACCGAAACTCGCGAAGGGATGGTAAATGGTGCCAATAGTGATCGGGTTGGGCACGTTGAACAAATTGTTGTGCTCAAGCGCATAATTCAAATTGGCAGTGCTGGTCGTGCTACCGGCTTGCACTGTTAACGGATTAATCGGACCTTCAATACCAGCCCACCACATGAGGGCATTAATGGTGGTGACCAAGGCCAATCGAATCGACACGTGACTGAGGCTGGAGGCAGGTATCTGAAATGGAATGTAGAAAAGACCGATGAAACCTTCTGTCGAGATGCGGCTGAGGCTGTAATTGATCGCCACACTGATCACCAGGATCACGACAGTAAGCCAGGTGCCACGCAGCCCACGGTCAACCAAGGCAACGATTGTATACCGATGCGTTGGTTCTTCGAGGTCCGCACGTGTGAAGCGGAAGAGCCAACCGATAAGCAAGCCGAAAAAGATAGCAATAAACAAACCACGATAACCAAAATTATTCATTTGGAAAGGTGATTGGCCATTGCGTCGTGAATCCAAATTAAGAATCATAAATGCCCCGACACTCGTTAAGGCTGCCAAAGAATCATCTTTGCCATAAGATCGGGCAATAAATTTGGCAACGAAAAACGCCGCCATAACCGCCATCAGATCGAGAGTCACTGTTTGGATCGACATCAAAATGGTGCGGATCTGGTTATAGTAAGGAATGACGGTGTCAAGATGATAAATGACTGCAAAAAAGCCATTTCGTGAAAACACACTCTGCGTCAACATTTGAGCCCAAGCACCGACCAGAATAAACGGGAAAATGACGGCAAGGGTTTGTTGGAGCGCGCGATAAATGCGGGTGTGTCGCAACCGAACGCTATTGTTAACGAGCACGGGCAGCAATCTCTGCATCAGATTGCTCATGGCTGCCATCTCCCTTTTCAATTTTTTAATGGCGCATTATCAATGCTATTCTAACAAATATTAATATCGCCGAGTAGTTTTCGTATTGAAAAGAAAGTTAAAACAATGATGAGACGCCTTATGAAAGGTCGAGTTTTACGATTTCTGCTTTCGATAGGCCTCCATCTTGGCGTGGAAAGTCGCTTCCGTCACGCCATAGGCCGCAAATGTTACCGCATTAGCGCCAGCTTCGATCGTGGCAGTGATCTGCTCATCGGTTTTACCGCCAGAAGCAATAATCGGGAAATTCGGGTGCTTGCTGTCAATGGCCGCACGAACTTCGGCCACAAGATTGGCGGTTTCTTTGCCACCAGCAATGTTAAAGGCCGCGACACCGGCATCAATTCGGGCGTTAAGATCATCCATATGACGGACAATGGTATAGATCGTTGGAACGTCCACCACACGATTGACATTGATGAGCGTTTCAATCGGAGTTGGTGCATTTAACACAACGGCCTGAGCACCGCTTTCTTCCGCAAAAGCGCCAATGGTTGCGGCTCGCAAGCCCTTGGTTAGCCCGCCGCCGATGCCAGCCAGAATCGGCACGTTAGCCACCGTTGCTACAGCTTGGAGAATGCGCGTATTAGGTGTCCACGGATAGACAGCCAGAATCGCATCAGCATCGCAATTCGCGATTACAGCGACGTCCATGGTATAGATGATACTGCGAATTTTTTTACCAAAAAGCGTAATGCCACTGGCCGCTTTAATCGCTGAAGGTGCTTGAACAATATCAGTGCGGAGCTTAGAAGTTAAATTCGGGGGCATGTTCGTCATGGAAGTACCTCACTTTCAAGAAACAATTTGATTAACTTTATTATAATGGATGAGAATAGGTGAAGGCGAGAAGGACACCTTTATGACTGTTTTGCCATAGGTCGGGTGTCCCGAAGCCTTCGAGCTTGCTTTAATCAACTGCCTTGCCAAAACGCATTTGCAAGCCACAACTTGGCTTGACGGTACGCGTACTCATGATCTATTCACCCCTTTCTATGCACGATTAACCATACCATGGTATTCTTAAGGCAATCTGATGAATGCGTCATTTGGTAACCGCATTCATCTTCTGCAGATAAGATAAGCTTTTTGGCTGCGATCAGAAGGCTATTTATGACGGAGGCGTAAAAATGGCAAAACCATTGGCAAAGTACATCGATCATACTTTATTGAAACCGGATGCAACACAGGATCAGATTGATGAAGTATTGGCACAAGCAAAACAGTACGGTTTTGCATCAGTTTGTATTAATCCCTATTGGGTTGTTCGGGCGGCGGCTAGTTTGCGCGACACGGATGTGAACGTCTGCACGGTTATCGGCTTTCCTCTCGGGGCAAACACCACCCAGACGAAAGTTTTCGAGACTGGACAGGCAATTGACGAAGGTGCTCAGGAAATCGATATGGTCCTGAATATTGGCGAATTGAAGGCAGGGCATGACGATCATGTTCGTGCTGACATTCAGGCAGTTGCTGATATGACCCATGCCAAAGGTGGTTTGCTAAAAGTGATCATCGAAGCGGTTTTGCTCACGGATGATGAAAAAGTCACGGCTTGCAAGTTAGCAGCTGCGGCGGGCGCTGATTATGTGAAAACATCTACTGGATTTGCAGCAGGCGGCGCGACGGTGCACGATGTCGCTTTGATGCGCAAAACAGTTGGCGATAAACTAGGGGTTAAGGCAGCGGGCGGCATTCACACTTATGCTGAAGCTAAGGCATTGATTGATGCTGGCGCTGATCGTCTTGGTGCCAGTGCAGGGATTCAAATTTTGAAGGAAGCAGGCGAAGCATAAGATGGCATTTGATCGCATTATCACGATTGTGTTGGATTCAATCGGTATTGGTGAAGCACCTGACGCCGCTAAGTATGATGACACCGGCGCTGACACACTTGGTCATATTGGTGCCTATTTTGATGGTAAACTGGCTTTGCCAAATTTGCAGGCCATTGGGTTGGGTAATATTGCTCGACCAACACCAATTGCTGGCGTGACGGCGTTAGGTAGTCCCAGCGGCTATTTTGGCAAAATGGCCGAAATTTCTGCAGGTAAAGATAGTATGGATGGTCATTGGGAAATGATGGGTTTGCCTGT
This genomic window from Lacticaseibacillus paracasei subsp. paracasei contains:
- a CDS encoding alpha/beta hydrolase, translated to MIKHWRKWLLLLVSVLAVTAIMLPATSWMEQNVKSARVVHNSRMQPIILIPGSSATEDRFNTLITQLNAQTTGHSLLKITVKTNGTLTYSGKIAARDTEPYIVVAFENNKDGYNNIKKQAAWFNIAFKQLAKTYNFNRFRGIGHSNGGLIFTLFLEKYYSDSDVRMTRLMTIGTPYNLEESNPDNRTQMLNDLITSRNKLPSSLTVYSIAGTENLDGDGTVPIESVEAGKYIFQNQVAHYTQITVSGDEAGHSSLPQNRQIVNLISQYMVATPNQQGIRPGQGGSGRGVGQAPGDTGQNP
- a CDS encoding PTS sugar transporter subunit IIC encodes the protein MSNLMQRLLPVLVNNSVRLRHTRIYRALQQTLAVIFPFILVGAWAQMLTQSVFSRNGFFAVIYHLDTVIPYYNQIRTILMSIQTVTLDLMAVMAAFFVAKFIARSYGKDDSLAALTSVGAFMILNLDSRRNGQSPFQMNNFGYRGLFIAIFFGLLIGWLFRFTRADLEEPTHRYTIVALVDRGLRGTWLTVVILVISVAINYSLSRISTEGFIGLFYIPFQIPASSLSHVSIRLALVTTINALMWWAGIEGPINPLTVQAGSTTSTANLNYALEHNNLFNVPNPITIGTIYHPFASFGGVGMTLALIIATLWVAKTRPLRRIAGMSLLPSLVNISSPIMIGWPVMLNPILLVPFLIAPLVNMTIAWAAIRLRLMPPSVYTIPTTTPGPLAAFLGTNGNWVSLLVAILCLAISVLIYIPFVRLAETINLESAKVGGHHD
- a CDS encoding hydrolase, which produces MTNMPPNLTSKLRTDIVQAPSAIKAASGITLFGKKIRSIIYTMDVAVIANCDADAILAVYPWTPNTRILQAVATVANVPILAGIGGGLTKGLRAATIGAFAEESGAQAVVLNAPTPIETLINVNRVVDVPTIYTIVRHMDDLNARIDAGVAAFNIAGGKETANLVAEVRAAIDSKHPNFPIIASGGKTDEQITATIEAGANAVTFAAYGVTEATFHAKMEAYRKQKS
- the deoC gene encoding deoxyribose-phosphate aldolase, producing MAKPLAKYIDHTLLKPDATQDQIDEVLAQAKQYGFASVCINPYWVVRAAASLRDTDVNVCTVIGFPLGANTTQTKVFETGQAIDEGAQEIDMVLNIGELKAGHDDHVRADIQAVADMTHAKGGLLKVIIEAVLLTDDEKVTACKLAAAAGADYVKTSTGFAAGGATVHDVALMRKTVGDKLGVKAAGGIHTYAEAKALIDAGADRLGASAGIQILKEAGEA